TTACAAAATCTTGCAAAAGATGGAATTTTAAAGTCGTTTAAAGGGGCAAATGGCGGTTTCGCGCTAAATAACGAACCTGAAAATTTAAGCATAAAAAAGATAATAGAGTGCGCTGAAAAACGTGAACTTAACGTCTTTGAGTGCTCATCTTCTGCGGATGGCTGCCCGTCAAATAAAGCCTCGAGCTGTCAAATTTGGTCGATGTTTAGTGGTCTTCAAGGCAAGATCGACGAGATGCTTGATGCGATAAAACTAAGTGACATCGTTAAGAAGTAGACTTGGCAAAGCAAAAAAATAATATCTTAACTCTTGTTGCGCCGTTTCTTGCGCCAATTGTTAAGTTTAAAAGTCTTAGCATTGTTGGTATCATTG
The Campylobacter concisus DNA segment above includes these coding regions:
- a CDS encoding RrF2 family transcriptional regulator; this encodes MLFTKASEYALLSLILISQKSSPVDVDTISNELKISKSFLAKILQNLAKDGILKSFKGANGGFALNNEPENLSIKKIIECAEKRELNVFECSSSADGCPSNKASSCQIWSMFSGLQGKIDEMLDAIKLSDIVKK